The DNA sequence CCGCGATGCCGTCGGTGATGTCGGAGTAGGTGGCACTCTCCCGCAGATAGCCGGCCGGTGCCCGGCGCAGATACCAGCGGGTTCCGACGTACAGCAGCGGTGCCGCGATCAGGCAGGGCAGCGCCAGCAGCGGGCTGACCAGCATCAGCGCCAGCGCGACGAAGACGCAGGTAACCATCGCGATCAAGGTCTCGGGTACGGCGAACCGGACCGTCTTCGACAGCGCCGAGACATCGCGGGACGTCCGGGTCAGCAGGTCACCCGAACCGGCCTTTTCCACAGTGGACAACGGAATGGCCAGGATCCGGTCGACGAACTCCTCCCGCAGTTCGGCGAGCACCCGTTCACCGAGCCGCGCCGACGCCAGATGGGCGAAACGCACCAGCACCGCCTGGGCCACCAGGAACCCGCCGATCGCCAACGCGATCCGGTCCACGGTGACCGAGGTCGTACCCCGCGAGATCGCCTCGACCAGGTCGCCGAGCAGCCGGGGCGCGACGAGACCGGCGATCGCGGCGAGCGCGTGCAGGCCCAACGCCCAGGCCAGAGCGCGCGGATGGCGGCGAATCAACACCCGGGCGTACGCCCGCGCCTGCGTCGCGTCGGCGACCGGCAACGCCCGCCCGCTCACGCCGTCACCGGGCTCGCTCACGCCGTCACCTCGCTGCGCTCGGCACCGCCGTGTTCTTCACTGAGCCTCATGGCTCGCTCGCTACGCTCACTCACGGTCACCTCGCTGCGCTCGGCACCGCCGTGTTCTTCACTGAGCCTCATGGCTCGCTCACTCACGCGTCCTCCCCGCGGGTGACCACGGCGGCGTACCGCGGTTCGGTGGCGAACAGATCGCGGTGACCGCCCTCGGCCACGACCTTGCCGTCCTCGACGAAGACGACCCGGTCGGCCCGGTCGAGGACGAGTGGGCTGGTCGTGCAGACCAGCGTCGTACGGCCGGCGCGGGCCGGTCCGAGCCGGCCGGCGATCCGCGCCTCGGTGTGCGCGTCGACGGCGCTGGTGGGCTCGACCAGGATCAGGATCTGCGGATCGGCGACCAGCGCGCGGGCCAGCCGCAGCCGCTGCTGCTGGCCGCCGGAGAACTCCCGGCCCCGTTCGGCCACGACCGCGTCGACTCCGGCCGGCAGCGCCGCCACGATGTCCGTCGCGCTGGCCGCGACCAGGGCTGCCTCGACCGTCTCGTCGTCGGCCCGGTCGTGCGGATCCAGCTCGACCCGCAGCCGGCCGGTGAACAGGGCAGCGTCGTTGTCGGCCACCAGAATCCGCTCCCGCACCGCTGGCAGCGCCAGCTCCCGCAGCGGTACGCCGGCGTAGCTCGCCTCGCTGTCGGTGTACCGGCCGAGCCGGTCGGCGATCGCCACCGCGTCGGCGGGGTCGGCCGCGACGAGTGCGGTGAACCGGTTGGCGACGACCGCGAGCCCGGATTCGGAGTCGACCAGGTCGGCGGCGTAGGGCGGCCAGTCCCGCGGCCGGTCCGGGTCGGACAGCTCCGGGGCCAGCGTGAACAGCCGGACGACCCGCTGCGCGGCGACGTGCCCGCGGGTGATCTTCTCGATCGCCTCGGTGAGCGTCCGCAGCGGCGAGACCAGGAACGCCGTGTAGCCGTAGAAGGCGACGAGCTGGCCGGCGGTGATGTCGCCACGGAGCGCGAACCGGGCGCCGAGCCAGGTCACCAGTACGACGAACACGCCGGGCAGCAGAATCTGGGCCGCCTCCAGGTAGGACTCGATCCGGGCCACCCGCATCCCCCGCCGGCGCAGGTCCTGCGACTCGGCGCGGTAGCGCGCGGAGAAGACCGGCTCGCCGCCGACACCGCGCAGCACCCGCAGTCCGGCGACGATGTCACCGGCCCGGGTGGTCAGGGTGCCCTGCTGGTCGCGGTACTCCTCCTGCTGCCGGTGCAACGGCCGGATGAGCAGCCCGACGACCGCCATCAGCAGCGGTACGCCGACCAGGACGACCACGCCCAGCGGAACCGAGGTGGTGAGCAGGATCACGGTGATCGTGATGATCGCGACGACGGCACCGGTGCCCCGGGCGGTGATGTCGAGGGCCGCGCCGATGTGGCTGATGTCGGCGGTGCCGATGCTGACCACCTCGCCCGCGGCCAGCCGTTTGGGCAACGTGGCGCCGAGCCGGTTGGCCCGCTCCACGGTGAGCTGAATGGTGCGGTAGGCGGAGGCGAGGAAGTTGAAGACGGCCAACCGGTGCCGACCGACGCCGGCGGCGGCCTGGAGCACCCCGAGGCCGAGCAGCACCAGCCCCCAGTGCAGCAGCCCGTCGGCGTCCCGGCCGACGATGCCGACATCGATGGCGCGGCCGATCACCGCCGGCATCAGCGCCTGCGCCCCCATCCAGACGATGGCCAGCAGGACGGCGCCGGTCATCGACGGCCAGGCACGGCGAGCCAGCCAGATCAGGTAGTGGGTCGCGCTGCGGTGGTCGGGAGCGCCGGGATCGGCGACAGGTAAGGGCCGCATAGCACCGCCGACATTACGAGATCACACCCGTTGGTCACCAGCGGTTTTCCGCCCGGCCGGTCCGGAGACCCCGACCGGTGGTGCCGACCCGGTCGCGGGTCAGCGGTCGACCTGGGTGAAGTCCCACGTGTGGGGTGGCCGGGCCACCAGCATCGGCGGCGGGTCGGGCAGCGCCAGCGGGGCGCTACGCCACTTCGAGATGACCACCAGGCGGTGGTCGGTCGACGTGAAGACCTCGCTCGACAGGTGCAGCGGGCTGTGGTCGAACTCCGGGAGCGCGGTCTCGCACACCCAGGTGATGAGGTCGGCGAACCTGGCCGGCTCGGCCCGCACCTCCCACATCCGCACGATCACGTGCGCGGACACTACACGCTCACCACGGTCAGCGGCATCGCGGAGTCGGCCGGCAGATCCAACCGACTCGGCGCGATCCCGGCCGCGACCAGGTGCGAACCGAGCGCGGCCACCATCGCGCCGTTGTCGGTGCACAGTCGGGGCGGTGGCACCCGTACGGTGATCCCGTGCCGGGCGCAGCGCTGCTCGGCCAGTGCCCGCAGTCGTGAGTTGGCCGCCACCCCGCCCCGATGACCAGCGTCTCGACCCCGTGCTGCCGGCAGGCGTCGATCGCCTTGGCGGTGAGCACGTCGCAGACGGCCTCCTGGAACGACGCCGCCACGTCGGCGACCGGAACCGGCTCGCCGGCCCGCTCCCGGGCCTCCACCCAGCGGGCGACCGCCGTCTTCAGCCCGGAGAACGAGAAGTCGAACCGGTGCGCGGCCAGGTCCTTCGGCGCGGTCAGGCCGCGCGGAAACGCGATCGAGTCGGCGTCGCCCTCCCGGGCCGCCCGGTCGATCGGCGGGCCGCCGGGGAACGGCAGTCCCAGCAGCCGGGCCACCTTGTCGAACGCCTCGCCGGCGGCGTCGTCGATCGTGGCCCCGAGCGGGGTCACCCCGGCGGTCAGGTCGTCGACCAGCAGCAGCGAGGAGTGTCCGCCGGAGACCAGCATCGCGATCGCCGGCTCGGGCAGGGGGCCGTGCTCCAGGGTGTCGACGGCGACGTGCGCGGCCAGGTGGTTCACCCCGTAGATCGGCTTCTCGGCGGCGACCGCGTAGCCCTTGGCGGCGGCGACCCCGACCAGCAGCGCGCCGGCCAGCCCCGGCCCGGCGGTCACCGCGATGGCGTCGATGTCGGCGATCGTGACCCCGGCCTGGTCGAGAGCCCGCCGCATGGTCGGCACGATCGCCTCCAGGTGGGCCCGGCTGGCGACCTCGGGCACCACGCCGCCGAACCGGGCGTGCTGGTCGACGCTGGAGGCCAGCGCGTCGGCGAGCAGGGTGTGCCCGCGTACGATGCCCACCCCCGTCTCGTCGCAGGACGTCTCGATGCCGAGTACGAGCGGTTCGTCAGCCATTGCGCATCATCACCAGTGCGTCGGTGTTGCTCGGTTGGTAGTAGCCGCGCCGGATCCCGACCGGCTCGAAGTCGTACGCCGCGTAGAGGCGCTGCGCGGCGGCGTTGTCGACCGCCACCTCCAGCAGGGTACGACGTACCCCGCGCCGGGCGGCCTGGGCGAGCAGCGCCTCCAGCAGCCGGCGGCCGACCCCGCCCCGCTGGGCGTCGCGGCGTACGGCGATGTTCTGCACCCAGCCCTCGTCGGGCGGCGTGACCGCCAGTCCGGCGTAGCCGACCACGGCGCCGGCCGGATCGAGCGCGACCAGGTAGTGGTGGCCGCCCGCCAGCTCGCTCCAGAACATGGCGGCCGACCACTGCTCGGCACCGAAGAGGTCCGCCTCGATCGGCAGCACCTGGTCGATGTGCCACCACCGCATCCGGGTCAGCCGGACGTCGCCCGGCCCGCCGGTGCCGCCCGCGTCGTCGGCCCGCGTCACGGCGCCACCCGACCGGTCATGGCAGCACCGGTTTGCGGGCGGTGGGGGCCACCGCGTCGGGGCGGCGCAGGTAGAGCGGGGTCAGCGGTTCGGACGGGGCCTTCGCGCGGACCCGTTCGGCGGCCAGCTCGGCGAGGGCGAGCGGGTCGGGGTAACGCGGCTCGTCGCGCAGCGGGAGGCCGAGCTGCTCGGTGTAGCGGTGCGCGCCGTCACCGACGGCGACGGTGGCACCGAGTTCGCGGGCCCGCCCGGCCACCTCGGCCGGGGTGTGCACCTCCGGACCGGCGACCCGCTCGCCGGTGCCGGCGTAGACCGCCCAGTAGACCTCGCGGCGCCGGGCGTCGGTGGCCACCAGCACCGGCTCACCGCCGGCCGCCGGGCGCCCGATGCCATCCAGGGAGCACACCCCGTACGTCGGTATGCCGAGGACCTGGCCCATCGTGACGGCGGTGACCAGCCCGACCCGCAGTCCGGTGAACGGGCCGGGGCCGAGGCCGGCGACGATCGCGGCCAGCTCGGCGGGCCCGCTCCCGGACTCGGCGAGGAGCGCGTCGACCTGGGGGGCGAGCAGTTCGCCGTGCGCCCGGGCGTCGACGGCGCGGCGGTGCGCCACCGGCGCCACACCGGCCGACGTGATCCGCACCAGCGCGGCCGTCACCGCCGGGGTCGCCGAGTCCACCACGAGTACCAGCACGTTGTGCACCTTAATCGGCGCCGTGGTGCCACCCTGGCACCGGCCGGCACGGCGCACCGCGACACGCCGGTGCGGTCGGGTTCAGACGGCTGAGCGGTCCCATTCGATGCCGGGCAGTCCGGCGTCGGCGAGGGCCTTGTTGGTGGCGCTGAACGGCCGGCTGCCGAGGAAGCCCTTCGGGTTCATCGGGCTGGGGTGGCCGGCCTCGAGGACCACGTGCGTCGGGTTGGTGACCAGTGCCGCCTTCTTGCGGGCGTAGCCGCCCCAGAGCAGGAAGACGACCCGGCTGTCGCGGGCGTCCAGCGCCCGGATCGTGGCGTCGGTGAACTCCTCCCAGCCCTTGTTCGCGTGCGAGCCCGGCTTGGCCTCGCGAACGGTGAGGACTGCGTTGAGCAGCAGTACGCCGCGTTCGGCCCAGGCGGTCAGGTTGCCGTTGCGCGACACCGGGACGTCGAGGTCCTCGTGCAGTTCCTTGAAGACGTTGCGCAGCGACGGCGGCACCGACACACCGTCGCGGACGCTGAAGCTGAGCCCGTGGGCCTGGCCCGCCTTGTGGTAGGGGTCCTGGCCGAGAATCAGCACCCGGGTGTCCTCGGGCGCGCACAGCCGGTAGGCGCTGAACAGGTCGTCGACCGGCGGGTAGACCGTCTGGGTCTGGTATTCCTCGGCGACGAACGCACCGAGCGCGGCGGTGCGTTCGGTGTCGAGGTGCGGTGCCAGCAGCGTCTGCCAGGCTGGCGGGAGGAGCGCCGGGAGGTCGAGGGACATCAGCGGCCTTTCGTGGATTCGGACGATGACCGAACCCTAGAACGGCGGTGCGACATACTCCAGCTTCGCCAGGCGGGCGGCCCAGTCGCCGCCGACCGGTACGAGTTCGACGATCCGGGTGTCGTCGTCGCGCCGGTCGATGCGAATCAGCAGGTGGCCGTCGCCGTGCTGCTCGACCATGCCCTCGCCCCACTCGACGACGGTCACCGAGTCGTCCATCGACGCGTCGAGGTCGAGGTCGTCGATCTCGGCCCGGGGGTCCGATGTGGAGCCGAGTCGGTAGGCGTCGGCGTGCACCAGGGCCATCCGACCGCCACGCGCCGGGTCGGGCCGGTGCACGCGGGCGATGACGAACGTCGGCGAGGTGACGTCGCCGAGCACGCCGAGGCCGGCGCCGATGCCCTGGGTCAGCGCGGTCTTGCCGGCGCCCAGCGGCCCGGCGAGCACCAGCAGGTCACCGGCGCGCAGGATCCCGGCGAGCCGCGCGCCGTACGCCCGGGTTTCGTCCACGGTGGACAGTTTGGTCATCCTTCGAGCTTTCCGAGAAAGTCGATCAGCACGGCGTTGACCTCGTCGGCATGTTCGAGCATCACGACGTGGCCACTGTCGGCGATCTTGATGAATTCGGCGTCCGGGAGGCGGCGCAGGATCTCCTCGGAGTGTGCCACCGGGGTGATCATGTCCTTGTCGCCGACGATGACGAGGGTCGGCGTCTCCCGCAGGGTGGCCAACGCCGGATAGCGGGCATGGGTGTAGAGGGTACGCAGGTAGCGGGCCACCGTTTCGGCCGTGGTGCCCGAGTTCATCTTCTCCACGTACGACACCAGGGCCGGGCTCGGCCGGGCGGTGCCGAACCCGTAGCGGCGGGTCAACAGCCAGGCCAGGTCGGCGGCGGCGATGCGGGCCCGGTCGACCACACCGCCGGTGAGCCGGGTCGCGTTGTTGACCAACGGCAGCAGCGGGCTGCCGAACCGGGAGATGATGGTCGGCAGGCCGAACCTCGCCTGCTCCACCAGGCCGCCGGAGGTGGCGATGAGCACGGCCCCGACGACCCGTTGCTCGAACATCTCCGGATAGAGCTCGGCCAGCGCCATGATCGTCATGCCGCCCATCGAGTGTCCGACGAGCACGAGCGGCCCCTCCGGCACCGTCTCGTCGATCACCGCCCGCAGCGTCTCGCCCAGGGCCGGCAGCTCGTACTCCCCCGACTCGAGCCGGCCGGAGCGGCCGTGTCCGGGCTGGTCGTAGAAGACCATCCGGTAGTCGCCGCGCCGGGTCAGCTCCGCGCGCTGGAAGTGGAACGTGCCCATGTCGAGGCAGAAGCCGTGTACGAACACGATGGTCGGCTCATGCGGCCCGTCCGCCACCCCCGCGATGAACCCGGCGTCGATCTCGACCCCGTCGGTCGGTTCGACGACCTCCACGTGGATGTCGGTGCCGTCGGCGGTGGTGACCGTGCACGACTCGTCGTACGGCAGGGCACCGAACTTCTCCTCGGCGTACCGGTCGCCGACGCCGCGCTTGGACCGCCGGACGATGGCGCGTTCGGCGGCGATACCGGCCGCGAGGCCGGCCGCCGCCACACCGACCACGGCGCCGAAGATGCCGGCCCGCCGCTTCGCCTTCGTCCGCCCGTTCTCCGCCGCCATCAACGCGCCCCGTCGTAGACGCGGGGCACGCGGACCCCGCCGAACCGGGTCACGATCTCGTAGTTGATCGTGCCGGCCGCCTCGGCCCAGTCGTCGGCGGTCGGCTCGCCGCCGTCGCCGGGCCCGAACAGCGTCGCGACGTCGCCGGCCACCACCGGGTCGTCGCCGCAGTCGAGCACCACCTGGTCCATGCAGACCCGGCCGGCGATGGTACGGACCCGGCCACCGAGCTGGATCGGGCCGGCATTGGAGGCGTGCCGGGGAATCCCGTCGGCGTATCCGAGCGGTACGACCGCCAGCGTCGTCTCCCGCCCGGTGGTGTAGGTGTGGCCGTACGACACGCCCTGGCCGGCCGGCACCCGCTTGACGAGCATCACCCGGGCCCGGGCGGTCATCGCCGGCCGCAGCCCGTAGCGCTCGCCGACGACCGGGGACAGGCCGTAGACGGCGAGGCCGGGGCGGACCAGGTCGAAGTGCGTGTCGGGCCGGGTCAGGGTGGCCGCCGAGTTGGCCAGGTGCCGGTAGCGCGGGCGTACACCCCACCGCTCGGCGAGCGCCAGCCCCTCGTGGAAGTGGGCGAGCTGCCGGTCGATGGTCGGGTGACCGGGCGCGTCGGCGTACGCGAAGTGGCTCCAGATCCCGACTACCTCGACGGTGCCGTCGGCCTGGGCCTTGGCGGCGGCCTCCAGCAGGGCCGGCCAGTCGGCGGCGGTCGCCCCGCCCCGGGCCAGCCCCGTGTCGATCTTGAGATGGACCCGGGCCGGGTGGCCGGCCCGGCCGGCGGCGACCAGCACCTCGCCGAGCTGGTCGACCGAGCCCGCGCTCAGGTCGACGTTCGCGGCCACCCCCTCGTGCAGGGGCAGCCCGGGCGCCAGCAGCCAGGCGAGCACCGGCGCCGTCACCCCGGCGCGGCGCAGCGTCAGCGCCTCGTCGAGGGTGCACACCCCGAGCCAGTCGGCACCCGCGTCCAGGGCGGCCCGGGCGGCGGGCAGCATCCCGTGGCCGTACCCGTCCCCCTTGACCACCGCCATCAGCTCGGCGCTCGTGCCGGCCCGCAACCGGGCCACGTTCTCGCGGATCGCGTCAAGGTCGATCCGCACCTCGGCCTGCCACATGCTGTTCAGCCTACTGACCTTCACCGACGCCCCGAGCCGGTCGCCACGACCGTTTCGCCACCACCGGGCCGGACGGCCCGCGCCTCACCGTGCGGTGAGGCGGGCGACGACCGGGCGCAGGGCGTCGACGACGTCCGGGGCGGTGACCGGGCCGTGCCGGGCGGCCTCCCGGCCGGCCAGCCCGTGCAGGAAGGCGGCGGCCACGGCGGCCCGCTCCGGTGCCACCCCGGCCGCCAGCAGCGACCCGAGGAGGCCGGCGAGTACGTCACCGGTGCCGCCGGTGGCCAGCGCGGGGCTGCCGGTCGGGTTGACGTACGCCCGGCCGTCCGGGGTCGCCACCACCGTCCGGTCGCCCTTGAGCAGGACGACCGCGTTCATCCAGGCGGCCAGGCGCAGTGCGGCGCCGACCCGGTCGGAGCCGGCGGCCGCGCCGCAGAGCCGGGCGAACTCGCGGTCGTGCGGGGTGACCACGGTCGGCGCGTCGCGCCCGCGCAGCCGACCAGCGTGGCTGCCGTCGACGAGCATGGTCAACGCGTCGGCGTCGAGCACCGCCGGCACCGGTGCGGCGAGCACCGAGCGCAGTTCGGCCGCTGCCGCCTCCCCGCTACCGAGACCGGATCCGCAGACCCAGGCCTGCACCCGACCGGCGTCGGCGACCCGGCCGGTGGCGATCACGGAGGGATGCTGGTGCAGCACCTCGGCCGCGGCGCCGCCCGCGTACCGGACCAGGCCGGTCGGGCCGGCGAGCGCGCC is a window from the Polymorphospora rubra genome containing:
- the tsaB gene encoding tRNA (adenosine(37)-N6)-threonylcarbamoyltransferase complex dimerization subunit type 1 TsaB, which translates into the protein MLVLVVDSATPAVTAALVRITSAGVAPVAHRRAVDARAHGELLAPQVDALLAESGSGPAELAAIVAGLGPGPFTGLRVGLVTAVTMGQVLGIPTYGVCSLDGIGRPAAGGEPVLVATDARRREVYWAVYAGTGERVAGPEVHTPAEVAGRARELGATVAVGDGAHRYTEQLGLPLRDEPRYPDPLALAELAAERVRAKAPSEPLTPLYLRRPDAVAPTARKPVLP
- the rimI gene encoding ribosomal protein S18-alanine N-acetyltransferase, translating into MRWWHIDQVLPIEADLFGAEQWSAAMFWSELAGGHHYLVALDPAGAVVGYAGLAVTPPDEGWVQNIAVRRDAQRGGVGRRLLEALLAQAARRGVRRTLLEVAVDNAAAQRLYAAYDFEPVGIRRGYYQPSNTDALVMMRNG
- a CDS encoding uracil-DNA glycosylase, which gives rise to MSLDLPALLPPAWQTLLAPHLDTERTAALGAFVAEEYQTQTVYPPVDDLFSAYRLCAPEDTRVLILGQDPYHKAGQAHGLSFSVRDGVSVPPSLRNVFKELHEDLDVPVSRNGNLTAWAERGVLLLNAVLTVREAKPGSHANKGWEEFTDATIRALDARDSRVVFLLWGGYARKKAALVTNPTHVVLEAGHPSPMNPKGFLGSRPFSATNKALADAGLPGIEWDRSAV
- the alr gene encoding alanine racemase, coding for MWQAEVRIDLDAIRENVARLRAGTSAELMAVVKGDGYGHGMLPAARAALDAGADWLGVCTLDEALTLRRAGVTAPVLAWLLAPGLPLHEGVAANVDLSAGSVDQLGEVLVAAGRAGHPARVHLKIDTGLARGGATAADWPALLEAAAKAQADGTVEVVGIWSHFAYADAPGHPTIDRQLAHFHEGLALAERWGVRPRYRHLANSAATLTRPDTHFDLVRPGLAVYGLSPVVGERYGLRPAMTARARVMLVKRVPAGQGVSYGHTYTTGRETTLAVVPLGYADGIPRHASNAGPIQLGGRVRTIAGRVCMDQVVLDCGDDPVVAGDVATLFGPGDGGEPTADDWAEAAGTINYEIVTRFGGVRVPRVYDGAR
- a CDS encoding alpha/beta fold hydrolase; translation: MAAENGRTKAKRRAGIFGAVVGVAAAGLAAGIAAERAIVRRSKRGVGDRYAEEKFGALPYDESCTVTTADGTDIHVEVVEPTDGVEIDAGFIAGVADGPHEPTIVFVHGFCLDMGTFHFQRAELTRRGDYRMVFYDQPGHGRSGRLESGEYELPALGETLRAVIDETVPEGPLVLVGHSMGGMTIMALAELYPEMFEQRVVGAVLIATSGGLVEQARFGLPTIISRFGSPLLPLVNNATRLTGGVVDRARIAAADLAWLLTRRYGFGTARPSPALVSYVEKMNSGTTAETVARYLRTLYTHARYPALATLRETPTLVIVGDKDMITPVAHSEEILRRLPDAEFIKIADSGHVVMLEHADEVNAVLIDFLGKLEG
- the tsaE gene encoding tRNA (adenosine(37)-N6)-threonylcarbamoyltransferase complex ATPase subunit type 1 TsaE — encoded protein: MTKLSTVDETRAYGARLAGILRAGDLLVLAGPLGAGKTALTQGIGAGLGVLGDVTSPTFVIARVHRPDPARGGRMALVHADAYRLGSTSDPRAEIDDLDLDASMDDSVTVVEWGEGMVEQHGDGHLLIRIDRRDDDTRIVELVPVGGDWAARLAKLEYVAPPF
- a CDS encoding ABC transporter transmembrane domain-containing protein, which gives rise to MRPLPVADPGAPDHRSATHYLIWLARRAWPSMTGAVLLAIVWMGAQALMPAVIGRAIDVGIVGRDADGLLHWGLVLLGLGVLQAAAGVGRHRLAVFNFLASAYRTIQLTVERANRLGATLPKRLAAGEVVSIGTADISHIGAALDITARGTGAVVAIITITVILLTTSVPLGVVVLVGVPLLMAVVGLLIRPLHRQQEEYRDQQGTLTTRAGDIVAGLRVLRGVGGEPVFSARYRAESQDLRRRGMRVARIESYLEAAQILLPGVFVVLVTWLGARFALRGDITAGQLVAFYGYTAFLVSPLRTLTEAIEKITRGHVAAQRVVRLFTLAPELSDPDRPRDWPPYAADLVDSESGLAVVANRFTALVAADPADAVAIADRLGRYTDSEASYAGVPLRELALPAVRERILVADNDAALFTGRLRVELDPHDRADDETVEAALVAASATDIVAALPAGVDAVVAERGREFSGGQQQRLRLARALVADPQILILVEPTSAVDAHTEARIAGRLGPARAGRTTLVCTTSPLVLDRADRVVFVEDGKVVAEGGHRDLFATEPRYAAVVTRGEDA